In a genomic window of Leishmania mexicana MHOM/GT/2001/U1103 complete genome, chromosome 30:
- a CDS encoding putative calpain-like cysteine peptidase has translation MALCGGSRTKSKAREHDDQRKVHDFKYGGPAVTGDCYPLFEDGRCYRVEVDRHKWFLYNDSLDMEMHVSFTFQKTTAVYKTEHGRTTVRKTPTGGTQCSVVVYPLETLPYVKVTKRTQILYSAACVSRDLAPGYIEKVNREAKAKCMHETQKVAGVAGVSHNEEEILCRCRKSKILYIDMGFPPSEAALKRPHDKQSVASMHAIAWRRPQDYLPAIAHEEIKLFRHGVSAAGIGQGHLGDCWLMCSIAVVAESTTMVKDIFRHPVSQSRREKEERAGGYRVCISKNGWFHHIIVDSYLPTYNGVVYFARSTGDPYELWVSLLEKAYAKLHGSYASIVGGNPLHALQDLTGFPVYSFTNTWRAAANEEAVASQFFKDLLRYRKNGYLISISTPGTDTSAYNAGSGNANEASLAARYKTAGLSTGHSYSVLMVRQFVIPRVKLLKIRNPWGSGDEWTGAWGKNSTGWQKHSLVRRSCKPSKVSDGTFWMEWRDAVQFFEGGGVCMVKKAWYQYRFPGQFIGIIPSVVLKIELRKKQKLLFTLSQKDRRLQNPDDPDQLYKGLLISVTGHNAQKGTQQIVALSTDNPEVHPPEKYEYIVARDVGLELELDPTKGPFYVIPRIMTTNQNGPKDFTLGMLAPNKSTARGLRVSFVHLPDTCPTFRNVVSFPMNGEAATHVRSQYKKRGGAPRVKAGITVFDATHVTETYLHPQ, from the coding sequence ATGGCGCTCTGCGGTGGTAGCCGCACCAAGAGCAAGGCAAGGGAACACGATGACCAGAGGAAGGTGCACGACTTCAAGTATGGCGGCCCTGCGGTCACGGGGGACTGCTACCCCCTCTTTGAAGACGGCCGATGCTACCGGGTGGAGGTGGACAGGCACAAGTGGTTCCTCTACAACGACTCGCTGGACATGGAGATGCACGTCAGCTTCACCTTCCAAAAAACGACGGCCGTTTACAAAACAGAGCATGGccggacgacggtgaggaaGACGCCCACCGGGGGGACACAGtgctccgtcgtcgtctaCCCGCTGGAGACGCTGCCGTACGTGAAGGTCACCAAGAGGACGCAGATCTTATAcagcgccgcgtgcgtgtcgcgcGACTTGGCCCCGGGCTACATTGAGAAGGTTAACCgcgaggcgaaggcgaagtGCATGCACGAGACGCAAAAGGTGGCCGGCGTGGCTGGGGTGAGCCACAACGAGGAGGAAATCCTGTGCAGGTGCCGGAAGAGCAAGATCCTATACATCGACATGGGCTTCCCCCCATCCGAGGCGGCTCTGAAGCGACCTCACGACAAGCAGAGCGTGGCAAGCATGCACGCCATCGCGTGGAGACGGCCGCAGGACTACCTACCGGCGATAGCGCACGAGGAGATCAAGCTGTTCCGTCACGGCGTGAGCGCTGCCGGCATTGGGCAGGGTCACCTCGGCGACTGCTGGCTCATGTGCTCGATCGCGGTCGTGGCGGAGAGCACGACGATGGTGAAGGACATCTTTCGCCACCCCGTCTCCCAGTcgaggcgagagaaagaggagcggGCGGGCGGCTACCGCGTGTGCATCAGTAAGAACGGCTGGTTCCACCACATCATTGTCGACAGCTACCTGCCGACGTACAACGGGGTCGTTTACTTTGCCCGCTCCACCGGTGACCCGTACGAGCTgtgggtgtcgctgctggagaaggcgtatGCCAAGCTGCACGGCTCGTACGCGTCCATTGTCGGCGGCAATCCTCTGCACGCCCTGCAGGATTTGACGGGGTTTCCGGTGTACTCCTTCACAAATAcgtggagggcagcggcgaatGAGGAGGCGGTCGCATCTCAGTTTTTCAAGGACCTGCTGCGCTACCGCAAGAATGGCTACCTCATCTCGATCAGCACTCCAGGCACGGACACGAGCGCGTACAACGCTGGTAGCGGGAATGCGAACGAGGCATCACTTGCGGCGCGCTACAAGACGGCGGGCCTGAGCACCGGCCACTCCTACTCGGTGCTGATGGTGCGCCAGTTTGTCATTCCGCGAGTGAAGCTGCTGAAGATACGCAACCCGTGGGGAAGCGGTGACGAGTGGACCGGCGCATGGGGCAAGAACAGCACCGGGTGGCAGAAGCACTCCTTGGTGCGCCGGTCGTGCAAGCCGAGCAAGGTGAGCGATGGCACTTTCTGGATGGAGTGGAGGGACGCGGTGCAGTTCTTTGAGGGTGGCGGGGTCTGCATGGTGAAGAAGGCCTGGTACCAGTATCGCTTCCCGGGCCAGTTCATTGGCATAATCCCGTCCGTCGTGCTAAAGATCGAACTCAGGAAGAAGCAGAAACTACTCTTCACCCTGTCACAGAAggaccgccgcctgcagaaCCCCGACGACCCGGATCAGCTGTACAAGGGGCTGCTTATCTCCGTCACGGGGCACAACGCGCAGAAGGGCACGCAGCAGATTGTGGCCCTCAGCACCGATAACCCCGAGGTGCATCCACCAGAGAAGTACGAGTACATTGTTGCCCGCGACGTTGGCCTCGAGCTCGAGCTCGACCCCACAAAAGGCCCCTTCTACGTCATTCCGCGCATCATGACGACGAACCAAAACGGCCCGAAGGACTTCACACTGGGCATGCTGGCACCCAACAAGTCAACCGCAAGAGGACTGCGGGTGTCTTTTGTACACCTGCCCGACACGTGCCCGACGTTCCGCAACGTGGTGTCATTCCCAATGAacggggaggcggcgacacatGTGCGATCTCAGTACAAgaagcgcggcggtgcgccccGCGTAAAGGCGGGCATCACCGTCTTTGACGCCACCCACGTGACGGAGACGTACCTCCACCCCCAATAA
- a CDS encoding putative amastin, whose product MAVKLGVIIYVVLQLIAFVFVMIGTGVDMFYIKPEFIVVHKFCVTLWGGKSNCRKPQITLPLNVGWGDCPRIRDNFRAAEAFAIISIFVYGAALLFGCLLLYCCACFRWLCLVLNIVGAVTAGFVWALMVVTYRIKEPNCQPLSLAYNFGTGFSLFVFAWALDIFNIIFLMLPWQLGQSGKEAEEHAAVTKAAEQ is encoded by the coding sequence ATGGCGGTGAAGCTCGGCGTCATCATCTACGTGGTGCTCCAGCTCATTGCGTTCGTGTTCGTGATGATCGGCACAGGAGTCGATATGTTTTACATAAAACCGGAGTTCATCGTTGTCCACAAATTCTGCGTCACGTTGTGGGGTGGAAAGAGCAATTGCCGAAAGCCCCAGATTACCCTCCCCTTGAACGTCGGGTGGGGGGATTGCCCGCGCATCCGCGACAACTTccgcgctgctgaggcgtTCGCTATTATCTCCATCTTTGTGTACGGCGCGGCACTGCTCTTTGGCTGCCTTTTGCTGTACTGCTGCGCTTGCTTCCGCTGGCTCTGCCTGGTGCTGAACATCGTGGGTGCTGTCACCGCTGGTTTTGTCTGGGCGCTCATGGTGGTGACTTACCGAATCAAGGAACCCAACTGCCAACCGCTGAGTTTAGCCTACAATTTCGGCACTGGGTTCAGCCTCTTCGTGTTTGCCTGGGCGCTGGATATCTTCAACATCATCTTCCTGATGCTCCCGTGGCAACTCGGGCAATCCGGTAAGGAGGCGGAAGAGCATGCGGCGGTGACAAAGGCAGCGGAGCagtag
- a CDS encoding putative amastin has product MAVKLGVIVYVVLQLIAFVFVMIGTGVDMFYIKPDFSFGWRLCVTLWGGKDDCRKPKITITSDFQWALCPRLRDNFRAAEAFAIISIFVYGFAFLFGFLLLYFCALFRWVCLALNIVGAVTAGVVWVLMVVTYRIKDPKCEKLSIAYNFGTGFGLILCAWVLDILDLIFLLLPWQLGESGESEESKEYTEEMEEEESMPEEEEYKEME; this is encoded by the coding sequence ATGGCGGTGAAgctcggcgtcatcgtctACGTGGTGCTCCAGCTCATCGCGTTCGTGTTCGTGATGATCGGCACGGGAGTCGATATGTTTTACATAAAACCGGACTTCAGCTTTGGCTGGAGGCTATGCGTCACGTTGTGGGGTGGAAAGGATGATTGCCGAAAGCCCAAGATTACCATCACGTCGGACTTCCAGTGGGCGCTCTGCCCGCGCCTCCGGGACAACTTccgcgctgctgaggcgtTCGCTATCATCTCCATCTTCGTGTACGGCTTTGCGTTCCTCTTCGGCTTCCTTTTGCTGTACTTCTGCGCACTCTTCCGCtgggtctgcctggcgctgaacatcgtCGGTGCTGTCACCGCTGGTGTTGTCTGGGTGCTCATGGTGGTGACTTACCGAATCAAGGATCCAAAGTGTGAAAAGCTGAGTATAGCCTACAATTTCGGCACTGGCTTCGGTCTAATTTTGTGCGCCTGGGTGCTGGATATCCTCGACCTCAtcttcctgctgctcccgtgGCAACTCGGGGAATCCGGTGAGAGTGAGGAGTCGAAGGAGTAtacggaggagatggaggaggaagagtcaatgccagaggaggaggagtatAAGGAAATGGagtag
- a CDS encoding putative amastin: protein MAVKLGVIVYVVLQLIAFVFVMIGTGVDMFYIKPEGSFGSRVCITLWGAKSDCRKLKVTSPSDFRWDGCPRIRDNFRLAQAFAIISIFVYGFAFLFGFLLLYCCSGFRWVCLALNIVGAVTAGVVWALMVVTYRVQEPKCPELSIAYNFGTGFGLILCAWVLDILDLIFLMLPWQLGESGDSEESKEYTEEMEEEESMPEEEDVEQKAAEQ from the coding sequence ATGGCGGTGAAgctcggcgtcatcgtctACGTGGTGCTCCAGCTCATCGCGTTCGTGTTCGTGATGATCGGCACAGGAGTCGATATGTTTTACATCAAGCCGGAGGGCAGCTTTGGCTCGAGGGTATGCATCACGTTGTGGGGTGCAAAGAGCGATTGCCGAAAGCTCAAGGTTACCAGCCCATCGGACTTCCGGTGGGATGGGTGCCCGCGCATCCGGGACAACTTCCGGCTCGCTCAGGCGTTTGCTATCATCTCCATCTTCGTGTACGGCTTTGCGTTCCTCTTCGGCTTCCTTTTGCTGTACTGCTGCTCTGGCTTCCGCtgggtctgcctggcgctgaacatcgtCGGCGCTGTCACCGCTGGTGTTGTCTGGGCGCTCATGGTGGTGACCTACAGAGTCCAAGAACCAAAATGCCCGGAGCTAAGTATAGCCTACAATTTTGGCACTGGCTTCGGTCTAATTTTGTGCGCCTGGGTGCTGGATATCCTCGACCTCATCTTCCTGATGCTCCCGTGGCAACTCGGGGAATCCGGTGATAGTGAGGAGTCGAAGGAGTAtacggaggagatggaggaggaagagtcaatgccagaggaggaggacgtggagcaaaaggcagcggagcagtag